From the genome of Hymenobacter sp. PAMC 26628, one region includes:
- a CDS encoding inorganic phosphate transporter, giving the protein MFGLEPHVLLLLGVCLLAACAFEFVNGFHDTANAVATVIYTNTLRPWVAVVWSAFWNFIGVFSGGIAVAMGIVYLLPVESLVDQNVYHGIAMVGALIVAAIIWNVGTWYYGLPSSSSHALIGSILGVGIAFSLLPGSKGAAVNWTKAGETGLALITSPVLGFTFTIGMMFLLKRFVKSKAIFKEPHKRKPPPLWIRLLLVVTCTLVSFFHGSNDGQKGVGLIMLILIGIVPTFYALDQSKNPLDLRESLTKVEFVMGRVNQAELSPADQKLLTEVNAQTANLDRVFAGKTDVSQLPQTARFEIRRAILLSANRAKSLLGSDKVSLSAQDRATFDGAIKEMKTFTDYAPWWVLLVVSLSLACGTMIGWQRIVTTIGERIGKEHLNYAQGASSELVAAAMIGASTAFGLASSTTHVLSSAIAGSMVANRGIKNLNPQMVRNIALAWVLTVPVTMVLSGALFLLFRAVLG; this is encoded by the coding sequence ATGTTTGGATTAGAACCCCATGTGTTGCTGCTGCTGGGCGTGTGCCTGCTGGCCGCCTGCGCGTTCGAGTTCGTCAATGGCTTCCACGACACGGCCAATGCCGTGGCCACGGTCATCTACACCAACACGCTGCGGCCCTGGGTGGCCGTCGTCTGGTCGGCGTTTTGGAACTTCATCGGCGTGTTTTCGGGCGGCATTGCCGTGGCCATGGGCATCGTGTACTTGCTGCCGGTCGAGAGCCTCGTGGACCAGAACGTGTACCACGGCATTGCCATGGTGGGGGCCTTAATTGTAGCGGCCATTATCTGGAACGTGGGCACTTGGTACTACGGCCTGCCCTCGTCGTCGTCGCACGCCCTCATCGGCTCCATTTTGGGCGTGGGCATCGCCTTTTCGCTGCTGCCGGGCTCCAAGGGCGCGGCCGTAAACTGGACCAAGGCCGGCGAAACGGGCCTGGCGCTCATCACCAGCCCGGTGCTGGGCTTCACGTTCACCATCGGCATGATGTTCTTGCTCAAGCGCTTCGTCAAGAGCAAGGCCATTTTTAAGGAGCCGCACAAGCGCAAGCCTCCGCCCCTCTGGATCCGGCTGCTGCTGGTCGTCACGTGCACGCTGGTGAGCTTCTTTCACGGCTCAAACGACGGCCAAAAGGGCGTGGGCCTGATCATGCTCATCCTCATCGGCATCGTGCCCACGTTCTACGCCCTCGACCAAAGCAAGAACCCGTTGGATTTACGCGAGTCGCTGACCAAGGTGGAGTTCGTAATGGGCCGCGTGAACCAGGCCGAATTGAGCCCCGCCGACCAAAAGCTGCTGACCGAAGTGAACGCCCAGACCGCGAACCTCGACCGCGTGTTTGCCGGCAAAACCGACGTGTCCCAGCTGCCCCAAACCGCCCGATTCGAAATTCGGCGCGCCATTTTGTTGTCCGCCAACCGCGCCAAATCGTTGCTTGGCTCCGATAAGGTGAGCCTCAGCGCCCAGGACCGCGCCACCTTCGACGGGGCCATCAAGGAAATGAAAACCTTCACCGACTACGCCCCGTGGTGGGTGCTGCTGGTGGTGTCGCTGTCGCTAGCCTGCGGCACCATGATCGGCTGGCAGCGCATTGTGACGACCATCGGCGAGCGCATCGGCAAGGAGCACCTCAACTACGCCCAGGGCGCCAGCTCCGAGCTGGTGGCCGCCGCCATGATCGGGGCCAGCACGGCTTTCGGCCTGGCCTCTTCCACTACGCACGTGCTATCGTCGGCCATTGCCGGCAGCATGGTGGCCAACCGCGGCATCAAAAACCTGAACCCCCAAATGGTGCGCAACATCGCCCTGGCCTGGGTGCTCACCGTGCCCGTCACGATGGTGCTCTCCGGGGCCCTGTTCCTGCTGTTCCGCGCGGTGCTGGGGTAA
- a CDS encoding DUF4385 domain-containing protein, with protein MPFDYTLDFHTVDFRQHPELYRVGRGEQGVLLVQPYKGEILPHWRFKDAAAATASSDAIWGLFEAYLKAEDFVGADMARKFLQMGFTRARRYANHRGGKKYAGPVPADKKGQSGAHGRAELPRTDAPDPDKIAAAEIFGRKWDEAKAHPDYVRQKDAFIARYGK; from the coding sequence ATGCCGTTCGACTACACCCTCGATTTCCACACCGTTGATTTCCGCCAGCACCCCGAGCTGTACCGCGTGGGGCGCGGCGAGCAGGGCGTGCTGCTGGTGCAGCCCTACAAGGGCGAAATCCTGCCCCACTGGCGCTTCAAAGACGCGGCGGCGGCCACGGCTTCGTCGGATGCCATATGGGGCCTGTTCGAGGCGTATTTGAAGGCCGAGGACTTTGTGGGGGCCGACATGGCGCGCAAGTTTTTGCAGATGGGCTTCACCCGGGCCCGGCGCTACGCCAACCACCGCGGCGGCAAAAAGTACGCCGGCCCCGTGCCCGCCGACAAAAAAGGCCAGAGTGGGGCCCACGGCCGCGCCGAGCTGCCCCGCACCGACGCGCCCGACCCCGACAAGATTGCCGCCGCCGAAATCTTCGGCCGGAAGTGGGACGAGGCCAAGGCCCACCCCGACTACGTGCGCCAGAAAGACGCCTTCATCGCCCGCTACGGCAAGTAG
- a CDS encoding methyltransferase domain-containing protein → MNYEKIEKCPVCGKTEFRNKLVVEDRTVSHESFAVVACAACGFQFTNPRPGPADIGRYYESAAYVSHNSGAAGLVNQVYRLARVFTMRSKVRLLGRYAPQRGRVLDYGCGTGHFLTAARGAGWQVAGLEPNATARAEATRRVGQPIGGPEDLATLAAGSFDAITLWHVLEHVHALNETLAQLVRLLRPGGVLLIAVPNAASFDAQHYGARWAAYDVPRHLYHFVPATMARLLKKHRLALRATLPMPLDAYYVSLLSEPAESGAGRLLRALRLGYASNRAAARHEGQYSSLLYVAGRAAEGVIPK, encoded by the coding sequence GTGAATTACGAGAAAATAGAAAAGTGCCCAGTTTGTGGCAAAACCGAGTTTCGCAACAAATTGGTGGTGGAAGACCGCACGGTGAGCCACGAGAGCTTTGCCGTGGTGGCGTGCGCGGCCTGCGGGTTCCAGTTCACCAACCCCCGCCCGGGGCCCGCTGACATCGGGCGCTACTACGAATCGGCGGCTTATGTGTCGCACAACAGCGGCGCCGCCGGCCTCGTGAACCAAGTGTACCGCCTGGCCCGGGTGTTCACCATGCGCAGCAAAGTGCGCCTGCTGGGCCGCTACGCCCCCCAGCGCGGCCGCGTGCTGGACTACGGCTGCGGCACGGGCCACTTCCTGACCGCGGCCCGGGGCGCCGGCTGGCAAGTGGCCGGCCTCGAACCCAACGCCACTGCCCGCGCCGAAGCCACCCGGCGCGTGGGCCAGCCCATTGGGGGCCCCGAGGATTTGGCGACGCTGGCGGCGGGCTCATTCGACGCCATCACCCTCTGGCATGTGCTCGAACACGTGCACGCGCTCAACGAAACCCTGGCCCAGCTCGTGCGGCTGCTGCGGCCGGGCGGGGTGCTGCTCATCGCCGTGCCCAACGCGGCCAGCTTCGACGCCCAGCACTACGGGGCCCGGTGGGCGGCCTACGACGTGCCGCGCCACCTCTACCACTTCGTGCCCGCCACCATGGCCCGACTGCTCAAAAAACACCGGCTGGCCCTGCGCGCCACCTTGCCCATGCCCCTCGATGCCTACTACGTGAGCCTGCTGAGCGAGCCCGCCGAAAGCGGAGCCGGCCGCCTGCTGCGGGCCCTGCGCCTGGGCTACGCCTCCAACCGCGCCGCCGCCCGGCACGAAGGGCAATATTCGAGCCTGCTCTACGTAGCGGGGCGGGCTGCGGAGGGAGTTATTCCCAAATAG
- a CDS encoding DUF4249 family protein → MSGIPADTYNYYLSVQRYYDTENSIFAEPAPLRSNVPGGYGLFAGASDVVLRIPL, encoded by the coding sequence GTGAGCGGTATTCCCGCCGACACGTACAACTATTACTTGTCGGTGCAGCGCTACTACGACACCGAAAACAGCATTTTTGCCGAGCCTGCGCCGCTGCGCTCCAACGTGCCGGGCGGCTACGGGCTGTTTGCCGGGGCCAGCGACGTAGTGCTGCGCATTCCGCTTTAA
- a CDS encoding Ig-like domain-containing protein, which yields MLFHVRRWLAVAALGALASCAAVAPPQGGPRDVTPPRRISSVPDSAARNVKLQSVRLVFSEYVQVKDLSKNLLITPQLPPDNNYKLREDRNSVTLLFDKPLADSTTYSFNFRNAVVDITESLPAKNAQLSFSTGAVLDSGAVRGTVTDLLAALPVNDASVALFRLADTAGVRRGRPYYLTRTDKKGLYSLGFLRAGSYRLYAFVDKNTNNRFDEGERIGYLPAPLVVGPTPLVADLQLTRPDRRPPLLTTQTPGPNVLRVVFNEGLATAALAPLPAADPARTPAPEAVQLTDGGRNVLLYKSPGLADGRYLLTATDSSGNVAHDTLAVRFPVPGAAARKAPKPLAYAVEGNPRSVYRQGRVRLQFPVPMLAVAGRPVGTLVEDSVRRRPLRLPADGTFNAARTELTVTLNTQAKNRVELVIDSTALLPVTGQTLRWPRRPVRFEPGEVDPDGTLFGTVKTERKSFVLQLLNDKYEVVQSLASPVGKYRFEHVAPGKYRLRVLVDANGNGRWEGGNPDLVTPPEPVVLLPKVFQMRSNFELEEPLAF from the coding sequence ATGCTTTTTCACGTTAGAAGATGGCTGGCCGTGGCGGCCCTGGGGGCCCTGGCGAGCTGCGCGGCCGTGGCCCCGCCCCAGGGGGGGCCCCGCGACGTGACGCCGCCGCGCCGCATAAGCAGCGTGCCCGACAGCGCGGCCCGCAACGTGAAATTGCAGTCGGTGCGGCTCGTGTTTTCGGAGTACGTGCAGGTGAAGGACCTGAGCAAGAACCTGCTCATCACGCCCCAGCTGCCGCCCGACAACAACTACAAATTGCGCGAGGACCGCAACTCGGTGACGCTGCTTTTCGACAAGCCGCTGGCCGACAGCACCACCTACAGCTTCAACTTCCGCAACGCGGTGGTGGACATCACGGAGAGCCTGCCGGCCAAAAACGCCCAGCTCAGCTTCAGCACCGGCGCCGTACTCGACTCGGGGGCCGTGCGCGGCACCGTCACGGACTTGCTCGCGGCCCTGCCTGTCAACGACGCCAGCGTGGCCCTGTTCCGGCTGGCCGACACGGCCGGCGTGCGCCGCGGCCGGCCCTACTACCTCACCCGCACCGACAAAAAAGGCCTGTATAGCCTGGGCTTTTTGCGGGCGGGCTCGTACCGGCTTTACGCCTTCGTGGACAAAAACACCAACAACCGCTTCGACGAGGGCGAGCGGATTGGCTACCTGCCCGCGCCCTTGGTGGTGGGCCCCACGCCCCTCGTAGCCGACTTGCAGCTGACCCGGCCCGACCGCCGGCCGCCGCTGCTCACCACCCAAACCCCAGGGCCCAACGTGCTGCGCGTGGTCTTCAACGAGGGGCTGGCCACCGCCGCCCTGGCCCCGCTGCCCGCCGCCGACCCCGCCCGCACCCCCGCCCCCGAAGCTGTGCAGCTCACCGATGGGGGACGCAACGTGCTGCTCTACAAGTCCCCAGGCCTCGCCGATGGCCGCTACCTGCTCACGGCCACCGACAGCAGCGGCAACGTGGCGCACGACACGCTGGCCGTGCGCTTCCCGGTGCCCGGCGCCGCTGCCCGCAAGGCCCCCAAGCCGCTGGCCTACGCCGTGGAGGGCAACCCGCGCAGCGTGTACCGCCAGGGCCGCGTGCGGCTGCAATTCCCGGTGCCGATGCTGGCCGTGGCCGGCCGGCCGGTGGGCACGCTGGTCGAAGACTCGGTGCGCCGCCGCCCCCTGCGCCTGCCCGCCGATGGCACCTTCAACGCCGCCCGCACCGAGCTGACGGTGACGCTGAACACCCAGGCCAAAAACCGCGTCGAGCTCGTGATTGACAGCACCGCCCTGCTGCCCGTGACGGGGCAGACGCTGCGCTGGCCCCGCCGCCCCGTGCGCTTCGAGCCGGGCGAGGTAGACCCCGACGGCACGCTGTTCGGCACCGTCAAAACCGAGCGCAAAAGCTTCGTTTTGCAGCTGCTTAATGACAAGTACGAGGTGGTGCAATCCCTGGCCTCGCCCGTAGGTAAGTACCGCTTCGAGCACGTGGCCCCCGGCAAGTACCGCCTGCGTGTGCTCGTCGACGCCAACGGCAACGGCCGCTGGGAAGGCGGCAACCCCGACCTGGTTACCCCCCCCGAGCCGGTGGTATTGCTCCCCAAAGTGTTCCAGATGCGTTCAAACTTTGAACTTGAAGAACCCTTAGCGTTTTAG